CAGCGCCAGGTGAAAAGGAATGTTTTTGTAGTTGAAAATATGGCGCCCCGGGAACAGGAACAAAGTTTCTTCGTTCAGCAAAATGCGAGTTACCAAGCTTCCGCAAACAGCGGCAATCACCAACGGAATAAAGTCGGTAAACACTACGCCTGTCAACAGAATCTCAAACGCAAACATCATCCCGGCAATAGGGGCGTTAAATGCAGCCGCAATACCAGCTGTAGCGCCAGCGGCCAGTAGTAAGGTACGGTCGCGGTAATCCAGTTTGTAGGTTTGCGCAAAGTTTGAACCTATGGCTGAGCCTGTTACCGCAATAGGGGCTTCCAGACCGGCAGAACCACCCAAACCTACCGTAATGGCACTTTGCACAATTTGCGAGTACATTTTTACATGCGATACCATACTGGAATGCTGCGCAATCTCATATAAAATTGCCGGCACGCCCTTCAGCTCGTTATCTCTTTTGGAAAAGAACACCTTTACGGCTAATGCTGTAAAGAAGATACCACACAGCGGGAAGATGAGATAGAAATAGATTTGCTGCTCAAACTGGAATTTATGCGTTATCAGGTAATGAATATAATGTACTACCGATTTTAAGAACACACCGGCCAGACCGGCTGATGTACCCACAAGGATGCCAGACAGGATCAAAAACTGCGTTCGGTTTAAACGGCCGCGGATCCATAAAATTATAATTTCATAACTGCGCACGTTGCGCAGGCTTTTTTCGCGGAAGTCTCGTTGGAATTTGAAGAAACTGTGAAACTTCTTTAACCGGGAATAGTCACTCACTTTTGGACGGGTTTTTATAAAAATAGGGTATTTATCACTTTTTAGTCTGGAAAAATGTGAATTTAGGGCATAAACACGACGATAATGTCATTGAGGCTTTTTTAACGATTCTAACCGGAAATGTTTTTTGCTTATTGGTTAGGTTGAAATAGCCTGATAAATTTCCATTTACAGAATCCTCACACTGTAGTTTTTCTGCTCCCAACGTTGCTCATTATTCCAATACCATGTAAAATCAACACCTGTGCCATTGAGTTTGTTTGCAGGCAAATCAGTATAGTGAATGCCCAACCCGCTGTAGTTGCTTGGGCTTTCATTAACGGTTTTCCACTCATCGGTTGTCCACCTAACGGTTACCGGTGTCCTGGTTTCAATCCGCAGCGCATTTCCTCTGTTTAAGTGATGGCAGGGGAGGTCTACACGCCAGAAATCAAACTTAGAGCCAATTTGGTGCTCAACGTAACGCTCGCGGGTATGGTCGGGCAAATCAAACTGGCTGCCTTTGTTAATAGATGCGCAAAGCTTCACATATTCGGCATGAGCCCAAACCAACGGCACGGCAGAGCCGGTGTGCTGACCAAGGAAGAGGTCTTTTTCCGGAATGGCATCTGTATCCCAAACCTGCTCGGGCAATAGATCGTGCGCGGCAAAGTTTTGCATGGTTTGCAGCATTTCAATGGCGGCATGCATGTTACCGGCAGACAGTTCATAATGCCCGCGCTCGCCGGTAAGCAGTGGCCATGCGCGACCGATCCCTGTGCCATCGTACGGACTGCCATCGGCCTTTTCGCCATAGCCATCATTGTTATAGCGATGCCAGCAAGGGCCATGGGGTGTATCCACCTTCAATAGTTTGTCTATCACCTTAATGGTATTGCGCATGCGCGGATTATTGGCGTCACGCAAGCCGAAACGTACCAATGCCAGCGCATCGGCGCTGATCAGTTCTGCTATTTTGACGTTCTTAGCATCTTCGGGACGATTTTTTACGCCAATGATGCGGTCGCCCAGGTCGCGTGCAGGAGAGCCGTCTGGATTGATACGGATGTAGTAGCCATCAATATTTAAATCGCGTGATAGCGTTGTGTTTTCTGCATAGAGCCAGTTTTCCAGTTGGCTGTTCCAATAATCGGCAGTTTCACGGCAATACTGGGCCATATCAGGTTGGTTACGGTCTTCGGCAAAATTGGCGGCTGAGAGCAGCGCGGCAATGCATACAGAGATGGTTGATATTGATATGCCGCTTTCTTCCTCCCAACGTTCCTGCGGAGAGATAGGTCCATTGCTGATCAAAAAGCTGATGCCTCTTTTAACGCTATCCCAACAGGCATCTTCCAAGTGTGCGCTTAACGTATTTTCCCTGCGGCAGCGGCCAACCAGCAGGATAGGGAAGGCAATTTGATCCAGTTGTAAGCCGTTCCAGTAAGGTTTGCCCTCCAGCCACATGTTTTGTGGCCAGCGGCCATCATGTTCCTGGGTGCTGATGAGGTAGGTGAGCACGCGCATAGCATCCTCTTTAGCCCCAAAGGCTAGAAAACCGCCGGTACATTGCACCAGATCGCGCGGCCAGACTAGGTGATAACCGCCAATGTTTTCATCACCTTTGTCAAAGCCCCAGGGGATAGACATGCTGGCTATTACACCGCCCGGAAAACGGTCGGCCTCGTGCATACGCATAATGGCCACACTGTTTCTAAACAGTTTGCTCTCTTTTATGCTGTCGGGCAGGCGGCACTCATTAATGTTTTCGTGCCATTGTTGCCACTGTTTAATATAGGTGAAACGGGCAGAGTCATAGCCCTCAATCAAACTTCCGCGGGCATTCTGCGCGGCCTCAAACTCGTCGCGACCGAAACCCAGGGCCAGTGTAAATTCATCGCCTACCGCATTTAGGTCAATCTCGGCTATCAGGGCCACATTGCCATCTTCGGCACGGGTATATTGCCATTGCATTTCTTTATGTGCCAGCACATCCTGATAACCGTCTGACGTGCCCACATAGCCTACAGAGCGTTTCAAAAATGGATGACAAGAGCTAAGGGCTATGCTGATGCCATCGCGTTTGGCAAATAACATATCTACACCTTTGTAATCAGCCAGCCAGGCGGTGTTGCCTGCCGCTATGTTGCCAATGTGCGGTGCCAGGAGCACAAATATTTTAAAGTCAGACCGATTGCCGGTGATGGGTTTAAACCTTACCTTTTGCAGCAGGGTGCTGCGTAGTGGATCTGTAATGATCTCTTTTTCTATTACATACCGGTTTTGCTTGCAGATATTCTGGATTTGATATGCGGGGATGCCAGGTTCTACAGTGTGCGTTTTGTGTACGGTATTGCGTTTTTCTTCCGAGAAAAAATCGTGGCCATCCGTTACCAGCAGTTCCATGTCGCGGATGCAGGCATTGTCCTCGCGCGGATAATAAACCTCGTTAACGGTGCCATGGCTCAGCGTAAAACTAATCTGGCTGAAAGCGCTTAGCGATTTACCGATGCCTGATTTAGCGCTCGATGTCCACTTTCCAGGGATGCCCGGAGCGCCGGGGGCGTTAGAATTGTCAATCATTTCAGACGATGTTTAACATGCAAATTAACGCTTCAAAACGTACCTGCAATATATACACCGTTAATATTTGATAGCCGGGCAGGCATAATTACAATATTGTTACGGTTTTTGGGTAGCAAGGCCTGCTTCAATACCGGGTAAACCAGATATGCCAGTTTAGCGGAAGCTATGCCAATACCAGCGCCGGTTATCACATCGCTCATATAATGAAAGTTGTTGCGAACCCTCAAAACGGCAATCAGTGCGGCTGCCGAATATCCGCCAACGGTAAACCAAACAGAGCGGTCGCCATACTCTTGCGAAAGGAATTCGGCAGCAAGAAAGGCGGTCGCCGAGTGTCCGGACGGAAACCCGTGCAGTGTGTTGCCGTTTATGTCTGGCCGGCTCATACCGCGTTTCATTAGCTTAGTGGTTGATATCATCAGGCCTTCGGCGATGACGTAGGTAAAGGTACGGTCGGCAAAGTTATGTTTACCCTGTATGCCAAATGTGTTCAATGCATAAACAGCTGCGGCAGGCGAGTATTGTAGAATATCATCAACATGATATAGCAGGCGGTTTTTTGAATTAGAGAAATTACGCTGTACGTAAAAATCGGCATTACGCAAAGATTGACTATGAAATGAAAGCACACCGTAGCTGATGAGTGCTGTGGGCAGGATATAAGAAGCCACGGTTTGATGTTGGGCACTATCTGCGGGTGGGGTGGCCACAGTGTCTGCAGGGGCAATGTTGGCCGCAAAAGAGCTCGCCGCAAAAAATAGCCGCAGCAATAATAGAGTAAAGCCTTTTTTCAATAGGTTAATTGGGTGGTGATAACTTAGATAGGAGAAATCAACTCAAGCGTGTGCTTGTCTTTTACAACGCATTTAATAAAAATCCGGGTAGGGACGGCCTCTCCGTTAATGGTGCCGGGGATGAAGGTTTTGTCTTCATCGTTCATCACATTAATATTAACATTGAGGTCTCTGGCATAGCTACCTATCATCACATGATAGGTAAAATCAGCCAGGCGTCCGTACGGGCTAATTAGCAATTCTATGTTAACCCGTATGTTGCTGTTTGGAGCGTCAAACAAATCAGCTGGCTTTTCAAACAGATTTAAATAAGGCAAATAGCCATAGTAGCGTCCACCAATGCGTACAGGTTTAGTAACCAGATCTGCGCGTGTTATTTTCTTGTCAAATACATAATTAAACGTGGTGCTTTCGCCTTCGGGCGCTTCGTATTTCAGCGTGTCTGTATTGTAATCAAAAACCTGCATCAGTTTGCTTTGATCATCAAAAAAACGCCA
This region of Mucilaginibacter yixingensis genomic DNA includes:
- a CDS encoding glycoside hydrolase family 15 protein, with the protein product MIDNSNAPGAPGIPGKWTSSAKSGIGKSLSAFSQISFTLSHGTVNEVYYPREDNACIRDMELLVTDGHDFFSEEKRNTVHKTHTVEPGIPAYQIQNICKQNRYVIEKEIITDPLRSTLLQKVRFKPITGNRSDFKIFVLLAPHIGNIAAGNTAWLADYKGVDMLFAKRDGISIALSSCHPFLKRSVGYVGTSDGYQDVLAHKEMQWQYTRAEDGNVALIAEIDLNAVGDEFTLALGFGRDEFEAAQNARGSLIEGYDSARFTYIKQWQQWHENINECRLPDSIKESKLFRNSVAIMRMHEADRFPGGVIASMSIPWGFDKGDENIGGYHLVWPRDLVQCTGGFLAFGAKEDAMRVLTYLISTQEHDGRWPQNMWLEGKPYWNGLQLDQIAFPILLVGRCRRENTLSAHLEDACWDSVKRGISFLISNGPISPQERWEEESGISISTISVCIAALLSAANFAEDRNQPDMAQYCRETADYWNSQLENWLYAENTTLSRDLNIDGYYIRINPDGSPARDLGDRIIGVKNRPEDAKNVKIAELISADALALVRFGLRDANNPRMRNTIKVIDKLLKVDTPHGPCWHRYNNDGYGEKADGSPYDGTGIGRAWPLLTGERGHYELSAGNMHAAIEMLQTMQNFAAHDLLPEQVWDTDAIPEKDLFLGQHTGSAVPLVWAHAEYVKLCASINKGSQFDLPDHTRERYVEHQIGSKFDFWRVDLPCHHLNRGNALRIETRTPVTVRWTTDEWKTVNESPSNYSGLGIHYTDLPANKLNGTGVDFTWYWNNEQRWEQKNYSVRIL
- a CDS encoding phosphatase PAP2 family protein codes for the protein MKKGFTLLLLRLFFAASSFAANIAPADTVATPPADSAQHQTVASYILPTALISYGVLSFHSQSLRNADFYVQRNFSNSKNRLLYHVDDILQYSPAAAVYALNTFGIQGKHNFADRTFTYVIAEGLMISTTKLMKRGMSRPDINGNTLHGFPSGHSATAFLAAEFLSQEYGDRSVWFTVGGYSAAALIAVLRVRNNFHYMSDVITGAGIGIASAKLAYLVYPVLKQALLPKNRNNIVIMPARLSNINGVYIAGTF